A part of Pelecanus crispus isolate bPelCri1 chromosome 22, bPelCri1.pri, whole genome shotgun sequence genomic DNA contains:
- the LOC142595602 gene encoding protein S100-A8-like, giving the protein MSASTHPTTTLPETRQFPGNCSLEMALRTVVDVYHRYSIREGQADFLSFKEFRTMLTEQAPTFLQACNRNNSDYLRKLFEETDLNNDRDVSFEEFTIVLAKLANDAHLISHNHNRCRPDKD; this is encoded by the exons ATGTCTGCAAGCACCCACCCCACAACCACCCTTCCTGAGACTCGGCAGTTCCCTGGAAACTGCTCTCTGGAGATGGCCCTGAGAACCGTTGTGGATGTCTACCACCGTTACAGCATCCGGGAGGGCCAGGCTGACTTCCTCAGCTTCAAGGAGTTCAGGACAATGCTGACTGAGCAGGCACCGACCTTCCTGCAAGCTTGC AACAGGAACAATAGCGACTACCTGAGGAAGCTCTTTGAAGAGACAGACTTAAATAATGATAGAGACGTGAGTTTCGAGGAGTTCACCATTGTCTTGGCCAAGCTGGCCAATGATGCTCATCTCATCAGCCACAATCACAACCGCTGTAGACCAGACAAGGATTGA